Proteins from one Arsenophonus apicola genomic window:
- the rimI gene encoding ribosomal protein S18-alanine N-acetyltransferase codes for MKIISNLEQTDLVSAFAIEKMSHTFPWSEKVFYSNQGKQYINLKISLENRLIGFAITQYLLDEATLFNIAIHPDYQGQGCGEYLLRYLIDQLVSKNIQTLWLEVRQSNHAAIHLYEKLGFHIVTIRKNYYPAAKKREDAVVMALTILPAL; via the coding sequence ATGAAAATAATTTCGAATTTAGAACAAACTGATTTAGTCTCTGCTTTTGCTATTGAAAAAATGAGTCATACTTTTCCCTGGAGTGAAAAAGTTTTTTACAGTAATCAAGGCAAACAATATATTAATTTAAAAATCAGTCTAGAAAATCGATTAATTGGTTTTGCCATCACACAATATCTGCTTGATGAAGCTACACTATTTAATATTGCTATTCATCCTGATTATCAAGGTCAAGGTTGTGGTGAGTATTTATTACGTTATTTAATCGATCAATTGGTAAGCAAAAATATTCAAACTTTGTGGTTGGAAGTCAGACAATCAAATCATGCGGCAATTCACTTATATGAAAAACTGGGTTTTCATATTGTCACAATAAGAAAAAATTATTATCCAGCAGCAAAAAAACGGGAAGATGCAGTGGTTATGGCGTTAACTATTTTGCCTGCTTTATAA
- the rsmC gene encoding 16S rRNA (guanine(1207)-N(2))-methyltransferase RsmC produces MSSLTPASEVILRHDEYFIGRRVLIAGNLQDNISSQINAEILHILTNQYHYWLSFNKALGENAHYDLTLEKAVATQFNTLIYFWPKNKQEANFQLQNICSVLPIGSDIFIVGENRSGVNSVDKILKEIGCVRKVDAARRCSLYYCQLEKQPSFHLPDWWNIYKVADITIKTLPGVFSQQALDTGSQLLLSTFQTPIKGKLLDMASGCGVLGTVIGKKNPNIKLTLCDTHAAAITSSIETLKINGLTGHVIASDIYSMIEDSYDWIICNPPFHDGLKTDYSAAETIIKQAPSYLKSGGKFRMVANAFLPYPNWLDKAFGRHEILAQTGKFKIYQASKFR; encoded by the coding sequence ATGTCTTCACTGACGCCCGCTAGTGAAGTGATTTTACGCCATGATGAATATTTTATCGGCCGTCGTGTTTTAATCGCTGGTAACTTGCAAGATAATATTAGCTCACAAATTAATGCTGAAATTTTACATATTTTAACTAATCAATACCACTACTGGTTATCATTTAACAAAGCACTAGGCGAAAATGCCCATTATGACTTAACACTTGAAAAAGCAGTAGCAACACAATTTAATACTCTGATCTATTTTTGGCCCAAAAACAAACAAGAAGCCAATTTCCAACTACAAAATATATGTTCAGTTCTACCAATAGGTAGTGATATTTTTATTGTTGGTGAAAATCGTAGTGGGGTAAATAGCGTCGATAAAATTCTAAAAGAAATAGGTTGTGTACGTAAAGTTGATGCAGCACGGCGCTGTAGCCTCTACTATTGCCAGCTAGAAAAGCAACCCTCATTTCATTTGCCTGATTGGTGGAATATCTATAAGGTAGCTGATATTACTATCAAAACTCTGCCTGGTGTATTTAGCCAGCAAGCGCTGGATACAGGTAGTCAATTACTTCTTTCTACATTCCAGACGCCAATAAAAGGTAAGTTGTTGGATATGGCATCCGGTTGTGGTGTACTAGGCACGGTTATTGGCAAAAAAAATCCTAACATAAAATTAACGCTTTGCGATACCCATGCAGCAGCGATCACATCATCTATTGAAACCTTAAAAATAAATGGCTTAACTGGCCATGTTATAGCCAGTGATATCTACTCTATGATTGAAGATAGTTACGACTGGATAATTTGCAATCCGCCGTTCCATGATGGATTAAAAACAGATTATTCAGCCGCTGAAACCATCATCAAACAAGCACCAAGTTATCTAAAATCAGGTGGAAAATTTAGAATGGTTGCCAACGCCTTCTTACCCTACCCTAATTGGTTAGATAAAGCTTTTGGTCGCCATGAAATACTTGCCCAAACAGGTAAATTTAAAATTTATCAAGCCAGCAAATTTCGTTAA
- a CDS encoding Na/Pi cotransporter family protein, with protein sequence MLTLLELLSSVALLVWGTYIVRTGIMRLFGTDLRRILGQSIGKKSRAFLAGMAVTALVQSSNATALLVISFVTQGLISITPAMVIMLGADVGTAIMARVLTFDLAWLSPLLILFGVITFLSQKKNRVGQLGRAAIGLGLILLALQLIVSSATPITHASAIQAIFTSLRGDIILALFVGAIFAMLTYSSLAAVLLTATLSVAGLVPLYISLAIVIGSNIGSGFLAMISSSRQSGSARQVALGSLLFKLIGAIVVLPWITQIAAWLEHYNFNPSEVVIYFHVFYNLLRCLVMLPFVEFMSRLCQRLIPISPVEVEIFAPRYLDKAALETPSLAIANAVRETLRMGDIVEQMVQRLAEVLNGNKIQRRYITHLEEEIDMLHSSIKLYLAQIQQNELGEADSRRWAEIIDTALNLQQSATIINRMATDVVKKIFGKQNFFSPEGTKELNTLMERLQNNLSLAMSVFVSGDIDNARRLRRAKHRFRLLNQRYAYAHVERLHKRNMQSLDTSNLHVSLLGDMKRLNSLFCAIAYHVLDGVSESRAEQINLENDKNI encoded by the coding sequence ATGTTAACATTACTTGAATTATTATCATCTGTGGCTTTGTTGGTATGGGGCACATATATTGTCCGAACCGGTATTATGCGGCTTTTCGGTACCGATTTACGCCGAATATTAGGCCAAAGTATCGGAAAAAAATCGCGCGCATTTTTAGCGGGTATGGCGGTTACTGCTTTAGTGCAAAGTAGTAATGCGACGGCACTATTGGTTATTTCATTTGTAACGCAAGGTTTAATTTCTATCACGCCAGCTATGGTTATTATGTTGGGTGCAGATGTTGGTACCGCCATAATGGCCCGGGTGTTAACTTTTGATTTGGCATGGTTATCACCCTTGTTAATTTTGTTTGGTGTTATTACTTTTCTTAGTCAGAAAAAAAATCGGGTTGGTCAATTAGGGCGAGCTGCCATAGGATTAGGACTCATTTTATTAGCTTTACAGCTTATTGTTAGTTCAGCAACGCCGATTACCCATGCATCCGCTATCCAAGCAATTTTTACTTCTTTAAGAGGTGATATTATCTTAGCACTATTCGTTGGTGCTATATTTGCTATGCTCACTTATTCTAGTTTGGCGGCGGTTTTATTAACAGCCACATTAAGCGTGGCAGGACTCGTTCCGCTTTATATTAGCCTAGCGATTGTTATTGGCTCAAATATCGGTAGTGGTTTCTTAGCTATGATAAGCAGTAGTCGGCAAAGCGGATCAGCACGACAGGTGGCTTTAGGCAGTTTGTTGTTCAAACTCATCGGTGCAATAGTGGTTTTACCCTGGATTACACAAATAGCCGCTTGGCTAGAACATTATAATTTTAATCCGTCTGAAGTCGTGATCTATTTTCATGTGTTTTATAATTTACTGCGTTGCTTAGTTATGCTGCCCTTTGTTGAATTCATGTCACGTTTATGTCAACGTCTTATCCCTATTTCGCCTGTAGAGGTTGAGATTTTTGCACCCCGCTATTTAGACAAGGCGGCGTTGGAAACACCTTCATTAGCCATTGCTAATGCGGTAAGAGAAACATTACGCATGGGGGATATCGTTGAGCAAATGGTTCAACGTTTGGCTGAAGTTTTAAATGGCAATAAAATTCAGCGGCGTTATATTACGCATCTGGAAGAAGAGATCGATATGCTCCATAGTAGTATTAAACTTTATTTGGCTCAAATTCAGCAAAATGAATTAGGAGAAGCCGATTCTCGTCGCTGGGCAGAGATTATTGATACTGCTCTGAATTTACAGCAATCAGCCACCATCATCAATCGTATGGCAACTGACGTGGTCAAAAAAATATTTGGCAAACAAAACTTTTTCTCGCCTGAAGGAACTAAAGAGCTAAATACGCTTATGGAACGGTTACAGAATAATTTAAGTTTAGCAATGTCGGTATTTGTCTCTGGAGACATAGATAATGCGCGTCGATTACGAAGAGCTAAACATCGATTCCGGTTATTAAATCAACGTTATGCTTATGCACATGTTGAGCGCTTACATAAACGAAATATGCAAAGTTTAGATACCAGTAACCTACATGTTAGTTTACTTGGTGATATGAAACGATTGAATTCGCTTTTTTGTGCGATTGCCTATCATGTACTAGACGGTGTAAGCGAAAGTCGAGCCGAACAAATTAATCTGGAAAACGATAAAAATATATAA
- a CDS encoding DNA polymerase III subunit psi — protein MTIRDQLLKHMGIMQWTLRNPTVLRGEHAVSIPDSTQLLIIADERIDLDNHFVKDILRAMMIDSCQVCCLLTKEVSLLPKEVLWPCWILGRQLAVSSKKWVIHTLPLQEIYFNPQSKRALWAQICQYENNFEFRTN, from the coding sequence ATGACGATTAGAGATCAATTACTAAAGCATATGGGAATTATGCAATGGACATTACGCAATCCGACGGTACTGCGTGGTGAACATGCGGTGTCTATTCCTGATTCTACCCAATTACTTATCATCGCTGATGAGCGCATTGATTTAGACAACCATTTTGTCAAAGATATTTTACGAGCGATGATGATAGACAGTTGTCAGGTATGTTGTCTATTAACCAAAGAGGTATCGCTGCTACCAAAAGAAGTTCTTTGGCCCTGTTGGATCCTAGGCAGGCAATTAGCTGTTAGTTCAAAAAAATGGGTTATCCATACTTTGCCATTGCAAGAGATTTACTTTAATCCGCAGTCAAAACGCGCTTTGTGGGCGCAAATATGCCAGTATGAAAATAATTTCGAATTTAGAACAAACTGA
- the fliB gene encoding flagellin lysine-N-methylase yields MKQHREIIPLFYKKFKCIGDQCLSHCCRGWTINVDKKTHKKYKTAHQIEIKEITDKHLIKYPNGTGTNNYSYIAMNEEGNCPFFGHDKLCGIYKTLGPSALSHTCQTYPRSKTQLDGYTQHSLSFSCPEVVRLVLFQPDSMQYEENTVIENVKITEKRVIDQTRVVTQEHQLIQLFCSHLIMADSPFIEDNLYALAQFMVFLQSIDYQVEANCSQVESIFMSLVEKLTNGEIYQQRKQITSSARHQLKFSLLLIMLRFFTVTDRSKHYLLPAFTNTMHFFGLESESLNEDMLANWKKLDDEWQKILSSSCLAEPQVLKNYFLYRIYDEKFGLYDLKQSLRSLYYCFTDYFYIKTLLSVQSIYDIEVSMESIQLMFCHYSTVTQHSINLRQQLDELIDKLNFGDDLSCLLLLN; encoded by the coding sequence ATGAAACAACATAGAGAAATTATCCCACTTTTTTATAAAAAATTTAAATGCATTGGTGATCAGTGTTTATCTCATTGTTGCCGTGGCTGGACGATTAATGTTGATAAAAAAACACATAAAAAATATAAAACCGCCCATCAAATTGAAATTAAAGAGATCACGGATAAACATCTAATAAAATATCCTAATGGCACAGGTACTAACAATTATTCTTATATCGCCATGAATGAAGAAGGTAATTGTCCTTTTTTCGGGCATGATAAATTGTGTGGGATATATAAAACATTAGGCCCCAGCGCATTAAGTCATACTTGTCAGACTTATCCACGCTCAAAAACTCAACTGGATGGCTATACGCAACATTCTTTAAGTTTTTCTTGTCCAGAAGTGGTTCGTTTAGTGTTATTTCAGCCAGATTCGATGCAATATGAAGAAAATACAGTGATTGAAAATGTTAAAATTACTGAAAAACGCGTGATTGATCAGACTAGAGTAGTTACGCAAGAACATCAATTGATACAACTATTTTGTAGTCATTTGATTATGGCAGATAGTCCTTTTATTGAGGATAATCTCTATGCCCTTGCTCAATTTATGGTGTTTTTACAATCAATAGATTATCAAGTAGAGGCCAATTGTAGCCAAGTAGAAAGTATATTTATGTCGTTAGTGGAAAAATTAACAAATGGAGAAATATATCAACAAAGAAAACAAATTACCTCTTCAGCCAGGCATCAATTAAAGTTTTCTTTATTACTTATAATGCTACGTTTTTTTACTGTTACAGATCGTTCTAAACATTATTTATTACCCGCTTTTACCAATACCATGCACTTTTTTGGTTTAGAGTCAGAATCACTCAATGAGGACATGCTAGCTAATTGGAAAAAATTGGATGATGAATGGCAAAAGATCTTGTCAAGTAGTTGTTTAGCTGAACCGCAGGTGTTGAAAAACTATTTTCTTTATCGAATATATGACGAAAAATTTGGCTTATATGATTTGAAGCAGAGTTTACGCTCACTTTATTATTGTTTTACTGATTATTTTTATATTAAAACATTACTGTCGGTTCAATCAATTTATGATATTGAGGTATCGATGGAAAGTATTCAATTAATGTTTTGTCATTATTCGACCGTTACTCAGCACTCTATTAATTTACGCCAGCAGCTTGATGAATTAATTGATAAACTTAATTTTGGTGATGATTTATCTTGTTTATTATTATTAAATTAG